Proteins encoded together in one Sinorhizobium meliloti window:
- a CDS encoding uracil-DNA glycosylase family protein, with product MTEDRLQALRAAISICRRCRDEPARGEDHRLPHEPRPVAVLSASARILIAGQAPGLRVHESGLPFNDASGDRLRQWLSVDRAAFYDPQNFAIVPMGFCFPGYDSHGSDLPPRSECAPLWRQKAMDAMPQIELVLAVGHYAQRWHLGRDCPKSMTETVRNWQRYAKRNSGVCVLPLPHPSWRNTGWLRRHPWFEAELLPFLRERVRALTA from the coding sequence GTGACTGAGGATCGGCTGCAGGCGTTGAGGGCGGCGATCTCGATCTGTCGCCGGTGCCGTGACGAGCCGGCGCGCGGCGAAGACCACCGGCTGCCGCACGAGCCGAGGCCGGTGGCGGTGCTTTCCGCGTCGGCGCGGATTCTGATCGCCGGGCAGGCACCCGGATTGCGGGTCCATGAAAGCGGCCTTCCCTTCAACGATGCCTCTGGCGATCGGCTGCGGCAATGGCTGTCGGTGGACCGGGCGGCATTCTACGATCCGCAAAATTTCGCCATCGTGCCGATGGGTTTCTGTTTCCCCGGCTACGACAGCCACGGCAGCGACCTGCCGCCGAGAAGCGAATGCGCGCCGCTGTGGCGGCAGAAGGCGATGGACGCGATGCCGCAGATCGAGCTGGTGCTTGCGGTCGGTCATTATGCGCAGCGCTGGCATCTTGGAAGGGACTGTCCCAAATCCATGACGGAAACCGTGCGCAACTGGCAACGCTACGCGAAACGCAATTCCGGCGTCTGCGTACTGCCGCTGCCGCATCCGAGCTGGCGCAATACCGGCTGGCTCCGGCGTCATCCCTGGTTTGAGGCCGAGTTGCTGCCCTTCCTGCGTGAACGGGTGAGGGCGCTGACGGCGTGA
- a CDS encoding DNA alkylation repair protein translates to MTPAPASTAEEIIEYLRALGSDENIAGMARFGIATETALGVSNVEIRRLARTVKTDHARALDLWTSGIREARLLAAFTADPKALTLAEARQWANACDSWEVVDTVADLFVGARLEQVLIPEFAADEREFVRRLAFAMIATAAVHLKKEPDSTLLAWLPLIETHAADERNFVKKSVNWALRQIGKRSPACHGPALALAQKLAASTDRTARWTGKDALRELTNSRVRQRLSSGS, encoded by the coding sequence ATGACGCCGGCCCCGGCGTCGACGGCGGAAGAGATCATCGAATATCTCCGCGCCCTCGGCTCGGACGAAAACATCGCCGGCATGGCGCGCTTCGGCATTGCGACCGAAACCGCCCTGGGCGTTTCGAACGTTGAGATTCGTCGCCTCGCGCGCACGGTAAAGACCGACCATGCCCGTGCGCTCGACCTCTGGACCTCCGGCATCCGCGAAGCACGCCTGCTGGCAGCGTTCACCGCGGACCCGAAGGCGCTGACGCTCGCTGAAGCGCGGCAATGGGCGAATGCCTGCGACTCCTGGGAAGTGGTCGATACCGTTGCCGACCTCTTCGTCGGAGCGCGCCTCGAGCAAGTGCTCATTCCTGAATTCGCCGCCGATGAGCGGGAATTCGTCCGCCGCCTGGCCTTCGCGATGATCGCAACAGCCGCCGTGCATCTCAAGAAGGAGCCTGATTCGACGCTGCTTGCCTGGCTGCCGCTGATCGAGACTCATGCCGCCGACGAGCGCAACTTCGTGAAGAAGTCGGTCAATTGGGCACTCAGGCAGATCGGCAAGCGCAGTCCCGCCTGCCACGGCCCGGCCCTGGCGCTCGCGCAAAAGCTCGCGGCGAGCACGGACCGTACGGCACGATGGACGGGCAAGGACGCGTTGCGCGAACTGACGAACAGCAGGGTCCGCCAGCGGCTTTCCAGCGGGTCGTGA
- a CDS encoding Lrp/AsnC family transcriptional regulator, with translation MDRLDRKILRLLQEDSTLAVADLAKKVGLSTTPCWRRIQKMEEEGVIRRRVALLDPVKVNTKVTVFVSVRTNSHSMEWLRRFSEVVADFPEVVEFYRMSGDVDYLLRVVVPDIAAYDAFYKRLIAKIEIRDVSSAFAMEQIKYTTQLPLDYMVIDQAKSSED, from the coding sequence ATGGATCGCCTAGACCGCAAGATCCTGCGGCTGTTGCAGGAAGACTCGACCTTGGCCGTAGCCGACCTCGCCAAGAAGGTCGGGCTTTCCACGACGCCGTGCTGGCGGCGCATCCAGAAGATGGAAGAGGAAGGTGTGATCCGCCGCCGTGTCGCGCTTCTCGATCCGGTGAAGGTCAACACCAAGGTCACCGTATTCGTTTCCGTGCGCACCAATTCGCATTCGATGGAGTGGCTGCGGCGGTTCTCCGAAGTCGTGGCGGATTTTCCGGAAGTGGTGGAATTCTATCGCATGAGCGGCGACGTGGATTATCTCCTGCGCGTGGTCGTGCCGGATATCGCCGCCTATGATGCCTTCTACAAGCGTCTGATCGCCAAGATCGAGATCCGCGACGTTTCCTCGGCCTTCGCCATGGAACAGATCAAGTATACGACGCAACTGCCGCTCGATTACATGGTCATCGACCAGGCGAAGTCGAGCGAGGACTAG
- a CDS encoding thermonuclease family protein — translation MKSENRRFRIVGGSGAGPGSSGRRFGFGRSGFPERRRRPSGSGGMAGGWIFLILLGIGAYIAAQLPPSERPVTGELRGSASVSDGDSLRLDGRRIRIEGIDAPEIGQMCRRGETAWDCGAQARQRLIALIAGTTTVCRLHGHDRYGRELGVCAAGGTDLGREMVLSGHAVSYWLYRAEEETARTGRRGLWGGDFVRPQEWRRSNGGAEETPHRAGDWLETIIQWLQEYSSAIMARIGGD, via the coding sequence GTGAAGTCGGAAAACCGCAGATTCCGGATCGTCGGCGGCAGCGGCGCAGGCCCGGGCTCTTCCGGAAGGCGCTTTGGATTTGGTCGCTCCGGGTTTCCCGAGCGGCGCAGGAGGCCGTCCGGCAGCGGCGGCATGGCCGGCGGTTGGATTTTCCTGATCCTGCTCGGCATCGGCGCCTACATAGCCGCGCAGCTGCCGCCGTCGGAACGGCCCGTGACCGGCGAGTTGCGCGGCTCGGCGTCGGTGAGCGATGGCGACAGCCTGCGGCTCGACGGACGCCGCATACGCATCGAAGGCATCGATGCCCCGGAGATCGGCCAGATGTGTCGACGCGGGGAAACCGCGTGGGACTGCGGCGCCCAGGCGCGGCAACGGTTGATTGCTCTCATCGCGGGAACGACGACCGTCTGCCGGCTCCATGGCCATGATCGCTATGGTCGGGAACTCGGTGTCTGCGCGGCTGGCGGGACGGACCTCGGAAGAGAAATGGTCCTCTCCGGTCATGCGGTCAGCTATTGGCTCTACCGTGCGGAAGAGGAAACGGCGCGAACGGGCCGGCGAGGGCTCTGGGGCGGCGATTTCGTCAGGCCGCAGGAGTGGCGGCGTTCGAACGGCGGTGCGGAGGAGACCCCGCACCGGGCGGGTGACTGGTTGGAGACCATTATTCAATGGCTTCAGGAGTATTCGAGCGCGATCATGGCGAGGATCGGCGGTGACTGA
- a CDS encoding HAMP domain-containing sensor histidine kinase yields MSIAASTSTDKIIVDKSRSHRNKAVSKTVRATRQRLQTGSSAPSGFEREMLLLHIESVLHGAMALPLLVILIAASGIYLSGDPHFLAWALLALSAHAVTIFLARKAKREDVVAEKVSVWRRRFLAGQMLTGLCWAIFTLPDCASCGEIASGLFEGTVLFIALAVTAMGTFLLRNALYYTFLPVMAALGFSSLTTGDAVDVGLTGILALSLVFLAFMTERMNRANVHILSVQSEKDDLIAELEVAKSMSDEARRRAEEANLAKSRFLASMSHELRTPLNAILGFSEVMSTEVLGPLANPTYKEYTLDIHRSGEHLLNLINEILDLSRIEAGKYELSEDAVNLAEIVEDCIGMVQLRARGKNITMAHQFEQAMPSVWADEKAMRQVTLNLLSNAVKFTPSGGEVSVKVGWTAGGGQYLSIRDNGPGIPEEEIPIVLSAFGQGSIAIKSAEQGTGLGLPIVQAILAKHGGQFILRSKLREGTEAIAILPPRRVLQSLPPVEDVPSLTRRRRSFA; encoded by the coding sequence ATGAGCATCGCCGCCAGCACATCGACCGACAAGATCATCGTGGACAAGTCGCGGAGCCATCGAAACAAGGCTGTTTCGAAGACCGTTCGCGCGACGCGTCAGCGGCTGCAGACCGGTTCCTCGGCACCCTCCGGCTTCGAACGGGAAATGCTCCTGCTACACATCGAGTCCGTGCTCCACGGCGCGATGGCCCTGCCCCTCCTCGTGATCCTGATCGCCGCCAGCGGCATCTACCTCTCGGGCGACCCGCATTTTCTCGCCTGGGCCTTGTTGGCGCTTTCCGCGCATGCGGTCACCATCTTTCTCGCGCGAAAGGCCAAGCGCGAGGATGTGGTCGCCGAGAAAGTGTCCGTCTGGCGCCGCCGCTTCCTCGCCGGCCAGATGCTGACCGGCCTGTGCTGGGCGATCTTCACGCTCCCGGATTGTGCGTCCTGCGGCGAGATCGCTTCCGGTCTCTTCGAGGGAACGGTGCTCTTCATTGCCCTTGCGGTCACCGCCATGGGCACTTTTCTGTTGCGGAACGCCCTCTATTACACGTTTCTGCCTGTCATGGCCGCGCTCGGCTTCTCCTCACTCACGACCGGTGATGCGGTCGATGTCGGCCTCACGGGCATTCTGGCGCTCTCGCTTGTCTTTCTGGCGTTCATGACCGAAAGGATGAACCGCGCCAACGTTCATATCCTTTCGGTACAGTCCGAGAAGGACGATCTCATCGCCGAACTCGAGGTGGCGAAGTCCATGTCGGACGAGGCTCGCCGCCGCGCCGAAGAGGCGAATCTCGCCAAATCCCGTTTCCTGGCCTCGATGTCGCACGAGCTGCGCACGCCGCTCAATGCCATCCTCGGCTTTTCGGAGGTCATGTCGACAGAGGTACTCGGACCGCTCGCCAACCCGACCTATAAGGAATACACGCTGGACATCCATCGCTCCGGCGAGCACCTCTTGAATCTCATCAACGAAATTCTCGATCTTTCGCGTATCGAAGCCGGCAAGTACGAGCTCAGCGAGGACGCGGTAAACCTGGCGGAGATCGTCGAGGATTGCATCGGCATGGTTCAGCTCCGTGCGCGCGGCAAGAACATAACCATGGCCCATCAGTTCGAACAGGCGATGCCGTCCGTCTGGGCGGACGAGAAAGCCATGCGCCAGGTGACCCTCAACCTTCTTTCGAATGCCGTCAAGTTCACCCCGTCGGGCGGTGAGGTCAGCGTAAAGGTCGGCTGGACCGCCGGCGGCGGGCAATATCTTTCGATCAGAGACAACGGCCCCGGCATTCCGGAAGAGGAGATCCCGATCGTCCTTTCCGCTTTCGGCCAGGGTTCGATCGCCATCAAGAGCGCCGAACAGGGCACCGGCCTCGGTCTGCCGATCGTCCAGGCGATCCTCGCCAAGCATGGCGGCCAGTTCATCCTGCGCTCGAAACTCCGCGAAGGTACCGAGGCGATCGCTATCCTGCCGCCGCGTCGCGTTCTGCAGAGCTTGCCCCCGGTCGAGGACGTCCCGTCCCTCACCCGCCGGCGAAGGAGCTTCGCGTAA